A single genomic interval of Alligator mississippiensis isolate rAllMis1 chromosome 15, rAllMis1, whole genome shotgun sequence harbors:
- the ZMYND15 gene encoding zinc finger MYND domain-containing protein 15 isoform X8 encodes MEFVTGYRAEVLDLAELLLGWHRRLLGGGPPRPPRRLPPDPARWVLQLLPNPRLALALALAPGGPGGGAPRGRLCGEEPLQLRDLLPGLGFLRLDGPDARPGPGQVLLHVERLLLVTDERGALLGLDFQLAATGAGIEAPALGERALRLVAHTMAGPLGGGEPRRPRALAVTDAELYRALEPLLQPRLGVKLAPGPLRGWGPAPGLALPPTRVRACHACRRHGFAPRLAACPQCRAVLYCSERCRQRDAGHRAWCQRLGRFVARARELADLPFTFAAETTSDTFDREAFLAGRGLTVGLWTLESLLVRAPDYGVGLGGDHEREPSPPHSGNPLEGLAPEGGPPLPIAPTQPPPPRTYFSSWAGYYGWRGLGPGCPAAALLSYPLSAYYVLTQLVPRHFPELNILNKRSLKIHVLEAGKELGLAPLFGELSLLLPDVSLELLLSGQALPPAAHGRLLLPPEAEGGRPRGVGGRGGLQLRICARPSPLLQGPKPDLVLGFNPGFALKDTWLSLLPRLQALRVPAYFTECSEYSCAVDQATVAAATGGSASPPQLNPFRSPLRRPGLDNTLPWLVLRLARVGPGLPRGRAALLPAQCLLRAHAARPAPLPGAEHPEQAVAEDPRAGGREGAGELSLLLPDVSLELLLSGQALPPAAHGRLLLPPEAGHGGSGHGGQ; translated from the exons aTGGAGTTCGTGACCGGGTACCGGGCCGAGGTGCTGGATCTGGCCgagctgctcctgggctggcaccGGCGGCTGCTGGGAGGGGGTCCCCCGCGCCCCCCCCGCCGCCTGCCCCCCGACCCGGCGCgctgggtgctgcagctgctgcccaatccccgcctggccttggccctggccttggctccgggggggccgggggggggcgcCCCCCGGGGTCGCCTATGCGGAGAGGAGCCGCTGCAGCTGCGGGACCTGCTCCCGGGGCTCGGGTTCCTTCGCCTCGACGGGCCCGACGCCCGGCCCGGGCCAG gccaggtgctgctgcacGTTGAGCGCCTCTTGCTGGTGACGGACGAGCGCGGCGCCCTCCTTGGCCTCGACTTCCAGCTGGCGGCGACCGGGGCCGGGATCGAGGCCCCCGCTCTGGGCGAGCGGGCGCTGCGGCTCGTGGCCCACACCATGGCCGGGCCCCTGGGCGGAGGGGAGCCGCGGCGGCCCCGGGCCCTGGCGGTCACCGACGCGGAGCTGTACCG GGCGctggagccactgctgcagccccgccTGGGGGTGAAGCTGGCGCCTGGGCCGctgcggggctgggggccagccccgggcctggccctgcctcccacccGCGTCCGCGCCTGCCACGCGTGTCGCCGCCACGGCTTCGCCCCACGCCTGGCGGCCTG CCCGCAGTGCCGCGCCGTGCTCTACTGCTCCGAGCGCTGCCGCCAGCGGGACGCGGGGCACCGGGCCTGGTGCCAGCGCCTCGGGCGGTTCGTGGCCCGCGCCCGGGAGCTCGCGGACCTGCCCTTCACCTTCGCCGCCG aGACCACCAGCGACACCTTCGACCGCGAGGCCTTCCTGGCAGGGCGGGGGCTCACAGTGGGGCTCTGGACTCTCGAGAGCCTCCTTGTCCGGGCTCCCGACTAcggcgtggggctggggggggaccaCGAGCGCGAGCCGAGCCCCCCCCACAGCG GAAACCCCTTGGAGGGGCTGGCGCCCGAGGGaggccccccactccccatcgcCCCCacgcagccccccccaccccggaccTACTTCA GCTCGTGGGCGGGGTACTACGGCTGGCGCGGGTTGGGCCCGGGCTGCCCCGCGGCCGCGCTGCTCTCCTACCCGCTCAGTGCCTACTACGTGCTCACGCAGCTCGTCCCGCGCCACT TCCCGGAGCTGAACATCCTGAACAAGCGGTCGCTGAAGATCCACGTGCTGGAGGCCGGGAAGGAGCTGGGGTTGGCGCCACTCTTCGGG gagCTGTCGCTGCTGCTGCCGGACGTGtccctggagctgctgctgtcggggcaggcgctgcccccCGCCGCGCATggccgcctgctgctgcccccg gaggcagagggggggCGGCCGCGGGGcgtggggggccggggggggctgcagctgcgcatctgcgcccgcccctcccccctgctgcaggggcccaaGCCCGATCTCGTGCTCG GGTTTAACCCCGGCTTCGCCCTCAAGGACACCTGGCTCAGCCTCCTGCCccgcctgcag GCGCTGCGGGTCCCGGCTTACTTCACTGAGTGCAGCGAGTACAGCTGCGCCGTGGACCAGGCCACGGTGGCAGCGGCCAcggggggcagtgccagccccccCCAGCTTAACCCCTTCCGCTCCCCGCTGCGCCGGCCTGGCCTGGACAACACCCTGCCCTG gctcGTACTACGGCTGGCGCGGGTTGGGCCCGGGCTGCCCCGCGGCCGCGCTGCTCTCCTACCCGCTCAGTGCCTACTACGTGCTCACGCAGCTCGTCCCGCGCCACT TCCCGGAGCTGAACATCCTGAACAAGCGGTCGCTGAAGATCCACGTGCTGGAGGCCGGGAAGGAGCTGGG gagCTGTCGCTGCTGCTGCCGGACGTGtccctggagctgctgctgtcgGGGCAGGCGCTTCCTCCCGCCGCGCATggccgcctgctgctgcccccg gagGCAGGCCATGGTGGCAGCGGCCACGGGGGGCAGTGA
- the ZMYND15 gene encoding zinc finger MYND domain-containing protein 15 isoform X11: MEFVTGYRAEVLDLAELLLGWHRRLLGGGPPRPPRRLPPDPARWVLQLLPNPRLALALALAPGGPGGGAPRGRLCGEEPLQLRDLLPGLGFLRLDGPDARPGPGQVLLHVERLLLVTDERGALLGLDFQLAATGAGIEAPALGERALRLVAHTMAGPLGGGEPRRPRALAVTDAELYRALEPLLQPRLGVKLAPGPLRGWGPAPGLALPPTRVRACHACRRHGFAPRLAACPQCRAVLYCSERCRQRDAGHRAWCQRLGRFVARARELADLPFTFAAETTSDTFDREAFLAGRGLTVGLWTLESLLVRAPDYGVGLGGDHEREPSPPHSGNPLEGLAPEGGPPLPIAPTQPPPPRTYFSSWAGYYGWRGLGPGCPAAALLSYPLSAYYVLTQLVPRHFPELNILNKRSLKIHVLEAGKELGSCRCCCRTCPWSCCCRGRRCPPPRMAACCCPRRQRGGGRGAWGAGGGCSCASAPAPPPCCRGPSPISCSGLTPASPSRTPGSASCPACRRCGSRLTSLSAASTAAPWTRPRWQRPRGAVPAPPSLTPSAPRCAGLAWTTPCPVPELNILNKRSLKIHVLEAGKELGLAPLFGELSLLLPDVSLELLLSGQALPPAAHGRLLLPPEAGHGGSGHGGQ; this comes from the exons aTGGAGTTCGTGACCGGGTACCGGGCCGAGGTGCTGGATCTGGCCgagctgctcctgggctggcaccGGCGGCTGCTGGGAGGGGGTCCCCCGCGCCCCCCCCGCCGCCTGCCCCCCGACCCGGCGCgctgggtgctgcagctgctgcccaatccccgcctggccttggccctggccttggctccgggggggccgggggggggcgcCCCCCGGGGTCGCCTATGCGGAGAGGAGCCGCTGCAGCTGCGGGACCTGCTCCCGGGGCTCGGGTTCCTTCGCCTCGACGGGCCCGACGCCCGGCCCGGGCCAG gccaggtgctgctgcacGTTGAGCGCCTCTTGCTGGTGACGGACGAGCGCGGCGCCCTCCTTGGCCTCGACTTCCAGCTGGCGGCGACCGGGGCCGGGATCGAGGCCCCCGCTCTGGGCGAGCGGGCGCTGCGGCTCGTGGCCCACACCATGGCCGGGCCCCTGGGCGGAGGGGAGCCGCGGCGGCCCCGGGCCCTGGCGGTCACCGACGCGGAGCTGTACCG GGCGctggagccactgctgcagccccgccTGGGGGTGAAGCTGGCGCCTGGGCCGctgcggggctgggggccagccccgggcctggccctgcctcccacccGCGTCCGCGCCTGCCACGCGTGTCGCCGCCACGGCTTCGCCCCACGCCTGGCGGCCTG CCCGCAGTGCCGCGCCGTGCTCTACTGCTCCGAGCGCTGCCGCCAGCGGGACGCGGGGCACCGGGCCTGGTGCCAGCGCCTCGGGCGGTTCGTGGCCCGCGCCCGGGAGCTCGCGGACCTGCCCTTCACCTTCGCCGCCG aGACCACCAGCGACACCTTCGACCGCGAGGCCTTCCTGGCAGGGCGGGGGCTCACAGTGGGGCTCTGGACTCTCGAGAGCCTCCTTGTCCGGGCTCCCGACTAcggcgtggggctggggggggaccaCGAGCGCGAGCCGAGCCCCCCCCACAGCG GAAACCCCTTGGAGGGGCTGGCGCCCGAGGGaggccccccactccccatcgcCCCCacgcagccccccccaccccggaccTACTTCA GCTCGTGGGCGGGGTACTACGGCTGGCGCGGGTTGGGCCCGGGCTGCCCCGCGGCCGCGCTGCTCTCCTACCCGCTCAGTGCCTACTACGTGCTCACGCAGCTCGTCCCGCGCCACT TCCCGGAGCTGAACATCCTGAACAAGCGGTCGCTGAAGATCCACGTGCTGGAGGCCGGGAAGGAGCTGGG gagCTGTCGCTGCTGCTGCCGGACGTGtccctggagctgctgctgtcggggcaggcgctgcccccCGCCGCGCATggccgcctgctgctgcccccg gaggcagagggggggCGGCCGCGGGGcgtggggggccggggggggctgcagctgcgcatctgcgcccgcccctcccccctgctgcaggggcccaaGCCCGATCTCGTGCTCG GGTTTAACCCCGGCTTCGCCCTCAAGGACACCTGGCTCAGCCTCCTGCCccgcctgcag GCGCTGCGGGTCCCGGCTTACTTCACTGAGTGCAGCGAGTACAGCTGCGCCGTGGACCAGGCCACGGTGGCAGCGGCCAcggggggcagtgccagccccccCCAGCTTAACCCCTTCCGCTCCCCGCTGCGCCGGCCTGGCCTGGACAACACCCTGCCCTG TCCCGGAGCTGAACATCCTGAACAAGCGGTCGCTGAAGATCCACGTGCTGGAGGCCGGGAAGGAGCTGGGGTTGGCGCCACTCTTCGGG gagCTGTCGCTGCTGCTGCCGGACGTGtccctggagctgctgctgtcgGGGCAGGCGCTTCCTCCCGCCGCGCATggccgcctgctgctgcccccg gagGCAGGCCATGGTGGCAGCGGCCACGGGGGGCAGTGA
- the ZMYND15 gene encoding zinc finger MYND domain-containing protein 15 isoform X10 encodes MEFVTGYRAEVLDLAELLLGWHRRLLGGGPPRPPRRLPPDPARWVLQLLPNPRLALALALAPGGPGGGAPRGRLCGEEPLQLRDLLPGLGFLRLDGPDARPGPGQVLLHVERLLLVTDERGALLGLDFQLAATGAGIEAPALGERALRLVAHTMAGPLGGGEPRRPRALAVTDAELYRALEPLLQPRLGVKLAPGPLRGWGPAPGLALPPTRVRACHACRRHGFAPRLAACPQCRAVLYCSERCRQRDAGHRAWCQRLGRFVARARELADLPFTFAAETTSDTFDREAFLAGRGLTVGLWTLESLLVRAPDYGVGLGGDHEREPSPPHSGNPLEGLAPEGGPPLPIAPTQPPPPRTYFSSWAGYYGWRGLGPGCPAAALLSYPLSAYYVLTQLVPRHFPELNILNKRSLKIHVLEAGKELGSCRCCCRTCPWSCCCRGRRCPPPRMAACCCPRRQRGGGRGAWGAGGGCSCASAPAPPPCCRGPSPISCSGLTPASPSRTPGSASCPACRRCGSRLTSLSAASTAAPWTRPRWQRPRGAVPAPPSLTPSAPRCAGLAWTTPCPGTPMPSFSTCCTRGGQVEGVRVLPLPPAPPLQPPVALNLPQAGAGARTRGSREGASAGDNHGVGEGVRVLRGARMGQGQ; translated from the exons aTGGAGTTCGTGACCGGGTACCGGGCCGAGGTGCTGGATCTGGCCgagctgctcctgggctggcaccGGCGGCTGCTGGGAGGGGGTCCCCCGCGCCCCCCCCGCCGCCTGCCCCCCGACCCGGCGCgctgggtgctgcagctgctgcccaatccccgcctggccttggccctggccttggctccgggggggccgggggggggcgcCCCCCGGGGTCGCCTATGCGGAGAGGAGCCGCTGCAGCTGCGGGACCTGCTCCCGGGGCTCGGGTTCCTTCGCCTCGACGGGCCCGACGCCCGGCCCGGGCCAG gccaggtgctgctgcacGTTGAGCGCCTCTTGCTGGTGACGGACGAGCGCGGCGCCCTCCTTGGCCTCGACTTCCAGCTGGCGGCGACCGGGGCCGGGATCGAGGCCCCCGCTCTGGGCGAGCGGGCGCTGCGGCTCGTGGCCCACACCATGGCCGGGCCCCTGGGCGGAGGGGAGCCGCGGCGGCCCCGGGCCCTGGCGGTCACCGACGCGGAGCTGTACCG GGCGctggagccactgctgcagccccgccTGGGGGTGAAGCTGGCGCCTGGGCCGctgcggggctgggggccagccccgggcctggccctgcctcccacccGCGTCCGCGCCTGCCACGCGTGTCGCCGCCACGGCTTCGCCCCACGCCTGGCGGCCTG CCCGCAGTGCCGCGCCGTGCTCTACTGCTCCGAGCGCTGCCGCCAGCGGGACGCGGGGCACCGGGCCTGGTGCCAGCGCCTCGGGCGGTTCGTGGCCCGCGCCCGGGAGCTCGCGGACCTGCCCTTCACCTTCGCCGCCG aGACCACCAGCGACACCTTCGACCGCGAGGCCTTCCTGGCAGGGCGGGGGCTCACAGTGGGGCTCTGGACTCTCGAGAGCCTCCTTGTCCGGGCTCCCGACTAcggcgtggggctggggggggaccaCGAGCGCGAGCCGAGCCCCCCCCACAGCG GAAACCCCTTGGAGGGGCTGGCGCCCGAGGGaggccccccactccccatcgcCCCCacgcagccccccccaccccggaccTACTTCA GCTCGTGGGCGGGGTACTACGGCTGGCGCGGGTTGGGCCCGGGCTGCCCCGCGGCCGCGCTGCTCTCCTACCCGCTCAGTGCCTACTACGTGCTCACGCAGCTCGTCCCGCGCCACT TCCCGGAGCTGAACATCCTGAACAAGCGGTCGCTGAAGATCCACGTGCTGGAGGCCGGGAAGGAGCTGGG gagCTGTCGCTGCTGCTGCCGGACGTGtccctggagctgctgctgtcggggcaggcgctgcccccCGCCGCGCATggccgcctgctgctgcccccg gaggcagagggggggCGGCCGCGGGGcgtggggggccggggggggctgcagctgcgcatctgcgcccgcccctcccccctgctgcaggggcccaaGCCCGATCTCGTGCTCG GGTTTAACCCCGGCTTCGCCCTCAAGGACACCTGGCTCAGCCTCCTGCCccgcctgcag GCGCTGCGGGTCCCGGCTTACTTCACTGAGTGCAGCGAGTACAGCTGCGCCGTGGACCAGGCCACGGTGGCAGCGGCCAcggggggcagtgccagccccccCCAGCTTAACCCCTTCCGCTCCCCGCTGCGCCGGCCTGGCCTGGACAACACCCTGCCCTG GTACCCCAATGCCTTCATTTTCCACCTGCTGTACaaggggggggcaggtggagggcgTCCgggtgctccccctgcccccagccccccccctgcagcctcctgtggCTCTGAACCTGCCGCAGGCCGGAGCTGGCGCAAGGACAAGAGGCAGCCGCGAGGGGGCAAGCGCCGGAGATaaccacggggtgggggagggtgtcaGGGTATTGCGGGGGGCACGGATGGGTCAGGGGCAATAA
- the ZMYND15 gene encoding zinc finger MYND domain-containing protein 15 isoform X13, producing the protein MEFVTGYRAEVLDLAELLLGWHRRLLGGGPPRPPRRLPPDPARWVLQLLPNPRLALALALAPGGPGGGAPRGRLCGEEPLQLRDLLPGLGFLRLDGPDARPGPGQVLLHVERLLLVTDERGALLGLDFQLAATGAGIEAPALGERALRLVAHTMAGPLGGGEPRRPRALAVTDAELYRALEPLLQPRLGVKLAPGPLRGWGPAPGLALPPTRVRACHACRRHGFAPRLAACPQCRAVLYCSERCRQRDAGHRAWCQRLGRFVARARELADLPFTFAAETTSDTFDREAFLAGRGLTVGLWTLESLLVRAPDYGVGLGGDHEREPSPPHSGNPLEGLAPEGGPPLPIAPTQPPPPRTYFSSWAGYYGWRGLGPGCPAAALLSYPLSAYYVLTQLVPRHFPELNILNKRSLKIHVLEAGKELGLAPLFGELSLLLPDVSLELLLSGQALPPAAHGRLLLPPEAEGGRPRGVGGRGGLQLRICARPSPLLQGPKPDLVLGFNPGFALKDTWLSLLPRLQALRVPAYFTECSEYSCAVDQATVAAATGGSASPPQLNPFRSPLRRPGLDNTLPWYPNAFIFHLLYKGGAGGGRPGAPPAPSPPPAASCGSEPAAGRSWRKDKRQPRGGKRRR; encoded by the exons aTGGAGTTCGTGACCGGGTACCGGGCCGAGGTGCTGGATCTGGCCgagctgctcctgggctggcaccGGCGGCTGCTGGGAGGGGGTCCCCCGCGCCCCCCCCGCCGCCTGCCCCCCGACCCGGCGCgctgggtgctgcagctgctgcccaatccccgcctggccttggccctggccttggctccgggggggccgggggggggcgcCCCCCGGGGTCGCCTATGCGGAGAGGAGCCGCTGCAGCTGCGGGACCTGCTCCCGGGGCTCGGGTTCCTTCGCCTCGACGGGCCCGACGCCCGGCCCGGGCCAG gccaggtgctgctgcacGTTGAGCGCCTCTTGCTGGTGACGGACGAGCGCGGCGCCCTCCTTGGCCTCGACTTCCAGCTGGCGGCGACCGGGGCCGGGATCGAGGCCCCCGCTCTGGGCGAGCGGGCGCTGCGGCTCGTGGCCCACACCATGGCCGGGCCCCTGGGCGGAGGGGAGCCGCGGCGGCCCCGGGCCCTGGCGGTCACCGACGCGGAGCTGTACCG GGCGctggagccactgctgcagccccgccTGGGGGTGAAGCTGGCGCCTGGGCCGctgcggggctgggggccagccccgggcctggccctgcctcccacccGCGTCCGCGCCTGCCACGCGTGTCGCCGCCACGGCTTCGCCCCACGCCTGGCGGCCTG CCCGCAGTGCCGCGCCGTGCTCTACTGCTCCGAGCGCTGCCGCCAGCGGGACGCGGGGCACCGGGCCTGGTGCCAGCGCCTCGGGCGGTTCGTGGCCCGCGCCCGGGAGCTCGCGGACCTGCCCTTCACCTTCGCCGCCG aGACCACCAGCGACACCTTCGACCGCGAGGCCTTCCTGGCAGGGCGGGGGCTCACAGTGGGGCTCTGGACTCTCGAGAGCCTCCTTGTCCGGGCTCCCGACTAcggcgtggggctggggggggaccaCGAGCGCGAGCCGAGCCCCCCCCACAGCG GAAACCCCTTGGAGGGGCTGGCGCCCGAGGGaggccccccactccccatcgcCCCCacgcagccccccccaccccggaccTACTTCA GCTCGTGGGCGGGGTACTACGGCTGGCGCGGGTTGGGCCCGGGCTGCCCCGCGGCCGCGCTGCTCTCCTACCCGCTCAGTGCCTACTACGTGCTCACGCAGCTCGTCCCGCGCCACT TCCCGGAGCTGAACATCCTGAACAAGCGGTCGCTGAAGATCCACGTGCTGGAGGCCGGGAAGGAGCTGGGGTTGGCGCCACTCTTCGGG gagCTGTCGCTGCTGCTGCCGGACGTGtccctggagctgctgctgtcggggcaggcgctgcccccCGCCGCGCATggccgcctgctgctgcccccg gaggcagagggggggCGGCCGCGGGGcgtggggggccggggggggctgcagctgcgcatctgcgcccgcccctcccccctgctgcaggggcccaaGCCCGATCTCGTGCTCG GGTTTAACCCCGGCTTCGCCCTCAAGGACACCTGGCTCAGCCTCCTGCCccgcctgcag GCGCTGCGGGTCCCGGCTTACTTCACTGAGTGCAGCGAGTACAGCTGCGCCGTGGACCAGGCCACGGTGGCAGCGGCCAcggggggcagtgccagccccccCCAGCTTAACCCCTTCCGCTCCCCGCTGCGCCGGCCTGGCCTGGACAACACCCTGCCCTG GTACCCCAATGCCTTCATTTTCCACCTGCTGTACaaggggggggcaggtggagggcgTCCgggtgctccccctgcccccagccccccccctgcagcctcctgtggCTCTGAACCTGCCGCAGGCCGGAGCTGGCGCAAGGACAAGAGGCAGCCGCGAGGGGGCAAGCGCCGGAGATaa